Proteins from a single region of Apium graveolens cultivar Ventura chromosome 7, ASM990537v1, whole genome shotgun sequence:
- the LOC141670633 gene encoding gibberellin receptor GID1C-like — MAGRDGEDDDRLSESRMVVPLNTWVLISNLKLAYNLLRRGDGTFNRQLAEFLDRKAQSNTNPVDGVFSFDVIIDRRTNLLVRVYRPVDPEVGSPSFTDLYRPWSADVVPVIVFFHGGSFAHSSANSSIYDILCRRLVSLCGAILISVDYRRAPEYRYPYPYDDGWTALKWVNSRTWLQSRKDSEVHIYLAGDSSGGNIVHNVALRAMDSKIKVLGNIMLNPMFGAEERSESERELDGKYFVSIEDRDWYWRAFLPEGEDRDHPACNPFGPRGISIDGKNFPRSLVVVAGLNLVRDWQIAYAKGLGKTGCKVKLLYLEMATVGFYLLPNNDNYFNVMEEIKSFVSCDC; from the exons ATGGCGGGAAGAGACGGAGAGGATGATGATAGACTTAGTGAATCCAGG ATGGTGGTTCCACTAAATACATGGGTTCTCATTTCCAATTTGAAGCTGGCATACAATCTTCTTCGTCGCGGGGATGGGACTTTCAACCGTCAATTGGCTGAATTCCTCGACCGCAAAGCCCAATCGAATACAAATCCTGTTGATGGTGTTTTCTCCTTTGATGTAATTATTGACCGCAGAACCAACCTCCTTGTTCGAGTTTATCGGCCAGTAGATCCTGAGGTGGGTTCGCCTAGTTTTACAGACCTTTACAGACCCTGGAGCGCAGATGTTGTTCCCGTTATTGTTTTCTTTCATGGCGGAAGCTTTGCACATTCATCCGCCAATAGTTCTATCTATGACATTCTATGTAGACGTCTAGTTAGCCTTTGTGGTGCTATTTTAATTTCAGTGGATTATCGTCGTGCTCCAGAATACCGTTACCCTTATCCCTATGATGATGGATGGACAGCACTTAAGTGGGTTAATTCAAGGACATGGCTTCAAAGTCGGAAGGATTCGGAAGTCCATATATACTTGGCTGGTGATAGCTCTGGTGGTAATATTGTTCATAATGTTGCTTTGAGGGCTATGGACTCAAAAATTAAAGTGCTGGGAAACATAATGCTTAATCCCATGTTCGGTGCAGAAGAGCGGAGTGAATCAGAGAGAGAATTAGATGGAAAGTATTTCGTGAGTATTGAAGATCGTGATTGGTACTGGAGAGCCTTCCTTCCTGAAGGAGAAGACCGGGACCATCCGGCTTGTAATCCGTTTGGTCCCAGAGGTATAAGTATTGACGGAAAGAATTTCCCCCGGAGTCTCGTCGTGGTGGCTGGTTTGAACCTTGTTCGGGACTGGCAGATTGCTTATGCGAAGGGGCTCGGGAAAACAGGCTGCAAAGTGAAACTCCTATATTTGGAGATGGCGACGGTTGGGTTCTATTTGTTGCCCAACAATGACAACTACTTCAACGTGATGGAGGAGATCAAAAGTTTTGTGAGTTGTGACTGTTGA
- the LOC141672948 gene encoding histone H2AX-like, with the protein MGNKEGKSTGGRGKTAPARGSKSVSRSSKAGLQFPVGRIARFLKAGKYSQRVGAGAPVYLAAVLEYLAAEVLELAGNAARDNKKNRIVPRHIQLAVRNDEELSKLLGAVTIANGGVMPNIHQTLLPKKVGKGKGDIGSASQEF; encoded by the exons ATGGGTAACAAAGAGGGAAAATCAACCGGCGGCAGGGGAAAGACAGCGCCTGCGAGGGGGAGCAAGTCAGTGTCACGCTCTTCAAAAGCCGGTCTTCAGTTCCCGGTCGGTAGAATTGCTCGTTTTCTCAAAGCCGGCAAGTATTCTCAGCGTGTTGGTGCTGGTGCTCCTGTTTATCTTGCCGCTGTTCTTGAGTATCTCGCTGCTGAG GTGTTGGAATTGGCTGGCAATGCTGCGAGAGATAACAAAAAGAACAGGATTGTGCCGAGGCATATTCAATTGGCAGTGCGGAATGATGAGGAATTGAGCAAGCTATTGGGCGCTGTTACGATTGCTAATGGAGGTGTGATGCCTAATATTCATCAGACTTTGTTGCCTAAGAAGGTTGGCAAAGGGAAAGGGGACATTGGCTCTGCTTCTCAGGAGTTTTAG
- the LOC141672947 gene encoding uncharacterized protein LOC141672947 — protein sequence MNSSSLCFNGQIVVKQSLIFAAEISSTRRRNTLRRVDRELFKGNHRAALSLVKSCGLRGFGAAKQIKSFNDLNMERSDILSLQLRLDLILDSIKKSFRFTSSGELSLLELESLIHRDSGNYLLNDHLKCMQHEAGHFLVGYLLGVLPKGYRVPSMYDLNQDELAGGRVDFLGLEFLEEVDSDGKSNYKPIKEKLFDETVCRILSVIIGGLVAEHVVFGRSAGLHSDVKKMYNTLKRWDFKEDEAESQIKRAALNTLLILDHQYEARSRLAEAMALGRSVGNCIDTIESALKDPFI from the exons ATGAATTCCTCCTCCCTCTGCTTCAATGGACAGATTGTTGTTAAACAATCCCTGATTTTTGCAGCAGAGATAAGTTCAACACGACGTCGTAATACTCTGAGAAGAGTAGACAGAGAGCTATTTAAAGGCAATCACAGAGCAGCTCTTTCCCTTGTCAAATCTTGTGGCCTTCGCGGTTTTGGAGCTGCCAAACAG ATAAAGTCCTTTAATGATCTCAACATGGAGAGGTCTGATATATTATCATTGCAATTGCGACTTGATTTAATATTGGATTCAATCAAAAAAAGCTTTCGGTTTACTTCGTCAGGTGAG CTTTCATTATTGGAACTGGAGAGCTTGATACATCGTGATAGTGGAAATTATCTTCTGAATGATCACCTAAAGTGTATGCAA CATGAAGCAGGTCATTTTTTGGTTGGCTACTTGCTTGGTGTTCTTCCAAAAGGATATAGAGTACCTAGCATGTATGATCTAAATCAGGACGAACTTGCTGGAGGAAGGGTAGATTTTCTTGGCCTTGAGTTTCTTGAAGAA GTTGATTCTGATGGAAAATCAAACTACAAGCCCATCAAAGAGAAACTTTTTGACGAA ACGGTATGTAGAATTCTAAGTGTTATAATCGGCGGCCTAGTAGCAGAGCATGTGGTGTTTGGTCGCTCAGCAGGACTTCATTCTGATGTGAAGAAG ATGTACAATACACTTAAGCGGTGGGACTTTAAAGAGGATGAAGCAGAATCACAAATTAAAAGGGCTGCACTCAACACATTACTAATACTAGATCATCAGTATGAAGCTAGATCAAGATTAGCCGAGGCCATGGCACTGGGAAGGTCAGTAGGGAATTGTATTGATACTATAGAAAGTGCACTAAAGGATCCATTTATATAG